The stretch of DNA ATGAGAGGCATTTTCCAGGTTTTCCATGGTCTCTTTAATTTTTTCTATATTTCCACTCGAATGAGCTTCTTTTGCCTCTTTAAGAGCATTTTCTAATGTCTTGATATCCTCTTCACCAAGCTTGTCTCTGTTTTCATTCAAAGTTTTTTCTGTAGAATAGATAAGGGTGTCTGCTTGATTTTTTATATCTATTTCCTCTCTTCTCTTTTTATCTTCTGCTGCGTGAGCCTCAGCATCTTTTACCATTTTGTTGATCTCTTCTTCAGCGAGCCCACTCGAAGCGGTTATGGTTATCTTCTGTTCCTTTCCTGTGCCAAGGTCTTTTGCAGAGACATTAACGATACC from Nitrospinota bacterium encodes:
- a CDS encoding Hsp70 family protein, coding for GIVNVSAKDLGTGKEQKITITASSGLAEEEINKMVKDAEAHAAEDKKRREEIDIKNQADTLIYSTEKTLNENRDKLGEEDIKTLENALKEAKEAHSSGNIEKIKETMENLENASHKLAETMYQKAQSQQQQAPPGGQQKQEGPQTKPGGDDNVVDAEFEDTDK